GCCGGGATCGGGCTGCGGGTAGTTTGGGCCGGTCAAGGCCCGCCTACAAGAGGACCACGGTGAAGATCGACAACAGCCCCGCGAGGGGCACCCGCGACCTGCTCCCGGCGACCGTCGCCCGGCGCGATCACGTCCTCGCGGCGATCGTCGAGATCTACCACCGCTTCGGCTACCGGCGGATCGAGACGCCCGCGCTGGAGAACCTGGACCGGCTGACCTCCGGCCAGGGCGGGGAGAACGAGAAGCTGCTCTTCAAGATCATGCGCAGGGGCCTTCCCGAGGAGACCGAGCCGGGCACCCGGGTCAACGACCTCGCCGACCTGGCGCTGCGCTACGACCTCACCGTGCCGCTGACCCGGTTCTACGGCGCCAACCACGCCACGCTGCCCACCCCGTTCCGCAGCCTGCAGTACGGGCCGGTGTGGCGCGCGGAGCGGCCGCAGAAGGGCCGCTACCGCCAGTTCGTCCAGTGCGACATCGACATGATCGGCGAGGAGTCGGTGCTCGCCGAGGCCGAGCTGATCGAGGCCACCACCCAGGCGCTGGCCGCGGTGGGGCTGACGGGGGCGACGGTCCGCGTCTCCGACCGCCGCTTCGTCGCGGCGCTCGCTCAGGCGGCGGGGCTGGACGAGGCGGTCTGGCCCGCGTTCTTCATCGGCCTGGACAAGCTCGACAAGATCGGCTGGGACGGCGTTCGCTCCGAACTGGAGGCCAAGGGCCTGCCCGCCGACAAGGTCGGTGACGCCCTGGAGCGCATCCAGAAGCTGCGCGAGCTGCCCGCCACCTCCATCGCCGACGCGCTGGCCGACGCGGTGCCCACGCTGGCCGAGGACGTGATCGCCGACCTCGCGACGACCACCGCGAGCCTGGCCGAGGCCAGCGCCGTGAGCTGGGAGTTCGACCCGACGCTGGTCAGGGGCATGGGCTACTACACCGGCCAGATCTTCGAGGTGATGCACCCGGGGATGAACTCCTCGATCGCCGGTGGCGGCCGCTACGACAAGCTGATCGGCCGCAGCCTCGGCAAGGACGTCCCGGCCTGCGGGTTCAGCATCGGCTTCGAGCGGATCGTGGACCTGCTCGGGGACGCCCCCGCCGAGGACTCGGTCGCGGTGCTGTTCGAGAAGGACGTGCCCGCGGCGCGCGCCATGGCCGTCGCCCGCGAGCTGCGCCGGGAGGGCCGCACCGCCACGGTGCTCGGGCGGCGCGGCAAGTTCGGCGCCCAGCTCGGCAGGCTGGAGGAGTGGGGCTTCACCTCGTTCGTCCACCTCCGCGCCGATGCCGAGCCGGGGGCGCCGCTGGAGCAGCGCCCGCTGGGCGCCCGCTGACGGCGTCAGAGTCGCTGGGAGTCCCGGCACCTCGGGTCCTTGCCCGAGGTGTTGAAGATGAACTCCACCTCGAACACGGGGTGCCGGGTCTTCGTCATGGTGAACTCGGGATTGAGCTTGTGCCAGCTGTTGTCGGCGCGCGCCGCGTCCCCGCTCCTGGCGAGCAGGTGCCGCGTGTCCGGAGCCGGTACGTAGTCGACGGTGACGTCGTTGCGCTCCGTCCTGCCGTCGGCAGGCTTCTTGATCTTGTAGCGGACCTGGGTGATCCGGGCGAGGGGAGCGATCCCGCCGAAGCCGTCCGAACCGGACCGGCCGTAGATCTCGACCCAGCCGGTGAAGCCGGACTTGCCGCACTTGAGGCGCACCTTGGGCTCCGCGGCCTGTGCCGGCACCGCCACCCCCACCATCACCACGACCGCGAGGGCACTCACTACGGACTTTCTCATCGCGTCAGTGTCGGCGGTCTCCCGCTCGCCGGTCACCTTCGTGTCGAGCACGTCCGAAAGGTTGCCGTTTCGCAGTACGTGAATGCTGTTGTCACTGGCCGGGGTCCGGGCGGACATCGGTGCCGCGCAAGACCTCCGGGTCGTCGTCGGCGGGCGGTTCCGGGTCCCGCCACTCGTGCGCGTGCGTCGGCCGGTTGGCCCGCAACGTGCCTTCGAGCTCGTGCTGGAGCTGTTCGTCCTGACGCGGTCCGTGCTTGTCGCTTCCTCGCTGCATAACTTCTCCCTTCTAGCCCCGCAGCAGCGCGCCGACGCCGTCGGCCAGCTCCGGCTCACCCGTGGCCAGCTGCAGCCGCGCTCCGGTCGCCACGGCGGCCATGACCAGCGCGGAGTCGGCGCGTTCGCGGGCGAGGTGGGGTACGCCCAGCGAGCGCAGCTCCGCCTCGTCGATGGCGATCTGGGTCGGTTCCGAACCGATCCAGATCGTGCGGTCCGCCGTTGCCGCGCCGTCGAGCAGCACGGTGTCCACCCGGCCCTCGCGCAGTGCGGTGGCGACCGCGGGCAGGCCCTGCGTCGCATCGCCCTGCCTGCCCAGCTCGATCCGGAAGCGATCGACGGCGTTGTGCCCGATCGCGTCCACCTGTTGCTTGATCAGCTTGTGCACGGCCTCGCCGAGCGCGTCCTGGTCCGCGCCGGGGACGTGGCCGCCCACCGTCAGCTCCTCCGCGATGGCGGCTGACCGGTCCGGCAGCGCCGCGCGCACCGCCGTGCGGGCCTGGACCTCACCGGAGAGCACGAGCAGGCGCGCGCCCAGCCGGCGCACCATCCGGTCGGCGGCCTCGGCGACCGCGATCGCGTTGTCCTGCTTGGTGTTCTCCACCCGCTGGCGAATCCGCTTGTGCGCCATGCCCCCTCCGCCCGCGTCGTGCAGCGGGTGGTCCTGCCCGGCCACCTCCTGGCGGTCGACCAGCCTGCCGTCGCCGTCGTAGCCCAGGACTTCGCCGCCCGCGCCGTCCACCAGGACGGCCACGTGCGGCAGATCGGCCTCGGTCTGCTCCAGCAACGGCATCAGGTAGGGCAGCGCCGACCACCGGGCGATCGGCTGTGCCGGTGGCTCCGGCAGGTGGCGGTCCAGCAGCACCTCGCCGCCCGAGGCGATCAGCGCGCGGCCGGCCCGGCCCCGCGCGGGCTCACCCCCCGCGAGCGCTCTGTCCACACTGGACAGTGTGCGTTCGTCGGCGCCCTGTTCCGCCAACGTCGCCCGCGCCTCCCGCCACCGCAGCTCCAGTGCCTTCGGCGCGTCCGGGGTGTCGTGCGAGTCGTCCAGGTACACCGACGCGAACGGTCCCGTCGCCGCGACGAGCCCGCGCAGCTGCGTCAGATCCATCTTCGCCACCTCCTCCTCGCCGGGCTACCCGGTCCGGCCCCGGTCACACCGGGGATTGGCCGCCCGGCAGGTGGGTAGCCGGAGTGCATGGTCAGCATCGGATACTTCCTGTCCTGCGAGGAGTTCGGTCCGCGCGAGCTGGTCCGGCAGGCCCGGCTGGCCGAGGACGCGGGGTTCCAGCGGCTGTGGATCTCCGACCACTTCCACCCGTGGAACGACCAGCAGGGGCACAGCCCGTTCGTGTGGTCGGTCATCGGCGCGCTGTCGGAAACGACGAGCCTGCCCATCACCACCGCGGTGACCTGCCCGACCGTGCGCGTGCACCCGGCGATCGTCGCCCAGGCCGCCGCCACCGCGGCCGTGCAGTGCCGAGGCGGGTTCACCCTCGGCGTCGGCAGCGGAGAGGCCCTCAACGAGCACGTGCTCGGCGACCACTGGCCGCCCGCCGACGTGCGCCTGAGCATGCTGGAGGAGGCCGTCGAGCTGATCCGCGCCCTGCACCGCGGCGAAGAGGTGAGCTACCACGGCAAGCACTACACGGTGGAGAACGCCCGCATCTACACGTTGCCCGAGCAGCCGGTCCCCATCTACGTCTCCGCCTTCGGCCCCAAGTCGGCGAAGCTGGCCGGGCGCATCGGCGACGGCTTCATGAGCACCATCCCGGACAGCGGGCTGATCTCCACCTTCCGCGAGGCCGGCGGCGGTGGCCTGCCCGCGCAGGCAGGGTTCAAGGTGTGCTGGGCGGACACCGAGATCGAGGGCGCCCGCACCGCGCACCGGATCTGGCCCAACGAGCACCTTCCCGGTGAGCTGGCGCAGGTCCTGCCGACGCCACGGCACTTCGAGCAGGCTTCGAAGCTGGTCACCGAGGACACCGTGCGCGAGGCGGTCCCCTGTGGACCGGACCCGGAGAAACACGTTGCCGCGCTGAGGAAATACGTCGACGCCGGCTACGACGAGGTTTACGTGCAGCAGATCGGGCCGAACCAGGACGCGTTCTTCAAGGCGTGGGCGGCGCACGTGCTGCCCCGCTTCGAGCACGTGGGGAGTGAGAGGGCATGAGCACACCCAGGGAAGAAGTCTCCGAGGAACTGGACGAGGACCGCCTCGGCGTCGACCCGCTCGAGGAGGGCGTCGAACCGCCGGAGCACTGGAGCGGAGTGGACCAGCACGGCACCACGCCCAACGAGCAGCGCGAGGGCGAGACCCTGGACGAGCGCCTTGCCGAGGAGCGCCCCGACGTCGAACCGGAGCCGGTTCCCGAGCGCCCGCGCGCGGCGACCCCGGACAGCGAACTGGACGAGACCATCGACGACGAGCCCCCGGCCGAAGCCGAAGAGAGCGTGGCGGAAGAGAATCCGGTCCTGGTGAGCGAGGACGTCGAGCCCGGCGGCCTCTCCGCGTCCACAAGGGATGGTGAGGTGGCCTCCTACGGCTCGCAGGCACCGGAAGAACGCGCTGAACGCGTCGAGCGCTGGTGACGGTGACCGGATGGCCGACGACTTCGACGAACTGGTCCGCACAACGGTGCGGGTGGTCAGCGCGCTGCGCGAGGCAGAGGTCCCGTTCGCGCTGACCGGAGGCATCGCGGTGTGGGCGCGTGGCGGTCCCGAGTCCGAACACGACGTCGACGTGCTCGTGCGGGCGGAGGACAGCGCCGAGGCCGTGCGGGTGCTCGTGGCCGCGGGGATGCGCGCCGCCGAACCCCCGGAACGGTGGCTCACCAAGGTCTACGACCGCGACCACCTCGTGGACCTCATCCACGAGCCGGTGGAGTCCCCGGTGACGGAGGAGACCCTGGCCCGCGCGGAATGGATGCGGGTCGGATCGGTGAAGGCCCCCGTGGCGCCCGCGACGGACCTGGTGGTGGACAAGTTGCTCGTGCTGGACGAGCACCGCTGCGACTTCGCCGTGCTGCTGCCGATCCTGCGCGCGCTGAGGGAACAGATCGACTGGGGCGAGGTGGCCCGCCGGACCGCGGGATCGCCGTACGCGGAGGCGTTGCTGCTGCTGGCCCACCGCCTCGGCATCGCCGCACTCGCACAGCATTCAGGGAGGCAAGCCCATGACAACCGATCAGGAGCCGCCGCAGTACGCAGTGGCCCGCCTGCGTCGCGCGCTGGCTGAGGACCCCAGGACCGCCGAACAGGGCGTGCGCGTCGACCTGCGCGGTGAACAGGTCTACCTCAGCGGTGACGTGGCGAGCGAG
The window above is part of the Allokutzneria albata genome. Proteins encoded here:
- a CDS encoding TIGR03557 family F420-dependent LLM class oxidoreductase: MVSIGYFLSCEEFGPRELVRQARLAEDAGFQRLWISDHFHPWNDQQGHSPFVWSVIGALSETTSLPITTAVTCPTVRVHPAIVAQAAATAAVQCRGGFTLGVGSGEALNEHVLGDHWPPADVRLSMLEEAVELIRALHRGEEVSYHGKHYTVENARIYTLPEQPVPIYVSAFGPKSAKLAGRIGDGFMSTIPDSGLISTFREAGGGGLPAQAGFKVCWADTEIEGARTAHRIWPNEHLPGELAQVLPTPRHFEQASKLVTEDTVREAVPCGPDPEKHVAALRKYVDAGYDEVYVQQIGPNQDAFFKAWAAHVLPRFEHVGSERA
- a CDS encoding BON domain-containing protein codes for the protein MTTDQEPPQYAVARLRRALAEDPRTAEQGVRVDLRGEQVYLSGDVASEERKHKLDQVVHDIAANLTVHNDVRVVEAKAPVGREELR
- a CDS encoding nucleotidyltransferase family protein: MADDFDELVRTTVRVVSALREAEVPFALTGGIAVWARGGPESEHDVDVLVRAEDSAEAVRVLVAAGMRAAEPPERWLTKVYDRDHLVDLIHEPVESPVTEETLARAEWMRVGSVKAPVAPATDLVVDKLLVLDEHRCDFAVLLPILRALREQIDWGEVARRTAGSPYAEALLLLAHRLGIAALAQHSGRQAHDNRSGAAAVRSGPPASRAG
- the hisS gene encoding histidine--tRNA ligase, yielding MKIDNSPARGTRDLLPATVARRDHVLAAIVEIYHRFGYRRIETPALENLDRLTSGQGGENEKLLFKIMRRGLPEETEPGTRVNDLADLALRYDLTVPLTRFYGANHATLPTPFRSLQYGPVWRAERPQKGRYRQFVQCDIDMIGEESVLAEAELIEATTQALAAVGLTGATVRVSDRRFVAALAQAAGLDEAVWPAFFIGLDKLDKIGWDGVRSELEAKGLPADKVGDALERIQKLRELPATSIADALADAVPTLAEDVIADLATTTASLAEASAVSWEFDPTLVRGMGYYTGQIFEVMHPGMNSSIAGGGRYDKLIGRSLGKDVPACGFSIGFERIVDLLGDAPAEDSVAVLFEKDVPAARAMAVARELRREGRTATVLGRRGKFGAQLGRLEEWGFTSFVHLRADAEPGAPLEQRPLGAR
- a CDS encoding Rv2629 family ribosome hibernation factor, with protein sequence MDLTQLRGLVAATGPFASVYLDDSHDTPDAPKALELRWREARATLAEQGADERTLSSVDRALAGGEPARGRAGRALIASGGEVLLDRHLPEPPAQPIARWSALPYLMPLLEQTEADLPHVAVLVDGAGGEVLGYDGDGRLVDRQEVAGQDHPLHDAGGGGMAHKRIRQRVENTKQDNAIAVAEAADRMVRRLGARLLVLSGEVQARTAVRAALPDRSAAIAEELTVGGHVPGADQDALGEAVHKLIKQQVDAIGHNAVDRFRIELGRQGDATQGLPAVATALREGRVDTVLLDGAATADRTIWIGSEPTQIAIDEAELRSLGVPHLARERADSALVMAAVATGARLQLATGEPELADGVGALLRG